A single window of Cydia strobilella chromosome 18, ilCydStro3.1, whole genome shotgun sequence DNA harbors:
- the LOC134749360 gene encoding cuticle protein 7-like, translated as MNSYIVVSCLLAFAAIISANPPAQLSYLPLATIEHIPNPSYGFNYAVNDPATGDNKAQWETRNGDVVQGAYSLVEPDGNVRVVEYTADSLRGFNAVVKRTGPNVHSVGLAAAPVIAPMAPIAAAPIAHAPIAAYDHEPIVHSPIITPIIDTAPIIAPYDVYPIYPSLEPWVHLSGASYGHKGNIVRRWTAGPISLAGQKLTIRTKH; from the exons ATGAACTCATATATTGTG GTATCCTGCCTTTTGGCATTCGCTGCCATCATCTCAGCAAACCCCCCGGCGCAGCTCTCATACCTCCCTTTAGCGACCATCGAGCATATC CCGAACCCAAGCTACGGGTTCAACTACGCCGTGAACGACCCGGCCACGGGCGACAACAAGGCGCAGTGGGAGACACGCAACGGCGACGTCGTCCAGGGCGCCTACTCGCTCGTGGAGCCCGACGGGAACGTCCGAGTCGTCGAGTACACTGCCGATTCGCTGCGTGGCTTCAACGCCGTTGTAAAGAGGACCGGCCCTAATGTGCACTCTGTAGGGTTGGCCGCCGCGCCGGTTATTGCACCGATGGCTCCCATCGCTGCCGCCCCGATCGCGCACGCTCCCATCGCAGCCTACGACCACGAACCTATCGTTCACAGCCCGATAATCACCCCGATAATAGACACCGCGCCCATCATCGCCCCTTACGACGTATACCCGATCTACCCCTCATTAGAGCCCTGGGTGCACCTCTCGGGCGCCTCCTACGGCCACAAAGGCAACATAGTCCGCCGATGGACCGCCGGGCCCATCTCTCTCGCCGGCCAAAAGCTGACAATTCGAACCAAGCACTGA